In a single window of the Arthrobacter sp. StoSoilA2 genome:
- a CDS encoding LysR family transcriptional regulator produces MPQISSGLTLQQLRYFIEVAAEGSISAAADLLYVAQPTMSAAMKDLEARVGRELLVRSARGVTLTADGAEFLGYARQVVEQFALLEQRYLGRPPRRRLLGVSTQHYSFAVDAFVRMVKATDVAEYEFSLRESRTWDIIEDVRTLRSEIGILYRNDFNRKVIDKLLRESGLGFTPLFLADPHIFISRNNPLASKERATLDDLAGLPRLTFDQGANNSFYFAEEILSTMSSKQEIRVSDRATIFNLMIGLHGYTISTGIISGQLDPEIVAIPLDVDERIEIGWVGHAAIPLTDQAQHYLRELRAVVAEFGVALLD; encoded by the coding sequence ATGCCCCAGATTTCGAGCGGATTGACCCTGCAGCAGCTGCGCTATTTCATAGAAGTTGCAGCTGAGGGGTCGATCTCCGCGGCTGCCGATCTTCTCTACGTAGCGCAGCCCACAATGTCCGCAGCGATGAAGGATCTTGAGGCCCGGGTGGGCCGTGAGCTCCTGGTTCGCTCCGCCCGCGGGGTCACCCTAACCGCCGACGGGGCAGAGTTCCTCGGCTACGCGAGGCAGGTCGTCGAGCAGTTCGCTCTCCTCGAGCAGCGCTACCTTGGCAGGCCACCGCGGCGACGTCTGCTCGGGGTGTCGACGCAGCACTACTCGTTCGCGGTGGACGCCTTCGTCCGGATGGTCAAGGCCACTGATGTGGCCGAATACGAGTTCTCGCTGCGTGAGTCCCGCACCTGGGACATCATCGAGGATGTCCGGACGCTCCGCAGCGAGATAGGCATCCTCTACCGGAACGATTTCAACCGGAAGGTCATCGACAAGCTGCTCCGGGAATCCGGGCTCGGGTTCACTCCGCTTTTCCTCGCGGATCCGCACATTTTCATTTCACGGAACAACCCGCTCGCCTCAAAAGAGCGTGCGACTCTCGATGATCTCGCCGGCTTGCCGCGGCTAACCTTCGATCAAGGTGCGAACAACTCCTTTTACTTCGCCGAGGAGATTCTCTCCACCATGTCCAGCAAGCAGGAGATCCGGGTCTCTGACCGTGCCACGATCTTCAACCTCATGATCGGGCTCCACGGCTACACGATCTCGACGGGCATCATCAGCGGGCAGCTCGACCCGGAGATCGTCGCCATCCCGCTCGACGTTGACGAACGCATCGAGATCGGCTGGGTCGGCCACGCCGCGATTCCGCTTACCGACCAGGCGCAGCACTACCTCAGGGAATTGCGGGCCGTCGTCGCTGAGTTCGGCGTAGCGCTACTCGACTGA